A region from the Anomaloglossus baeobatrachus isolate aAnoBae1 chromosome 11, aAnoBae1.hap1, whole genome shotgun sequence genome encodes:
- the LOC142256425 gene encoding uncharacterized protein LOC142256425, whose protein sequence is MKNLVALLCLISALVGSAVSSKCYYGFSPNSTTCNVSEIECLGDRCMTASQYSYNNGRVFNSIMKGCANETMCGAVGSASVGLLEYRFHMNCCNWSLCNTDGYNLPAEDPTPNNATCPSAYCVGNMDECKSDEVMNCIGSMDRCFEFRTDAKDPGGREFKLSLKGCINAVACKFNFDCAIGVAELKQKLVKCYPSHHKRDLNEETD, encoded by the exons ATGAAGAACCTGGTGGCTTTACTTTGCCTGATCTCTGCTCTTGTCGGCTCAG CTGTTTCCTCTAAGTGTTATTATGGTTTCTCCCCCAACTCTACAACATGTAATGTGTCTGAGATTGAATGCCTTGGAGATCGATGTATGACCGCTTCTCAATACTCTTATAACA ATGGCAGGGTGTTTAATTCAATAATGAAAGGTTGTGCCAATGAAACCATGTGTGGAGCTGTGGGTTCAGCTTCAGTGGGGCTTCTCGAATATCGATTTCACATGAACTGCTGCAATTGGAGCTTATGCAATACTGATGGATATAATC ttCCTGCAGAAGATCCAACCCCAAACAATGCAACATGTCCATCCGCCTACTGCGTGGGAAATATGGATGAATGTAAGAGTGACGAGGTGATGAACTGCATTGGATCCATGGACCGATGTTTCGAGTTTAGGACAGACGCAAAAGATCCAG GCGGAAGAGAGTTTAAATTGTCTTTAAAAGGTTGTATTAACGCTGTCGCCTGCAAATTTAACTTTGATTGCGCCATTGGGGTGGCAGAACTAAAGCAGAAGCTCGTGAAATGTTACCCATCACATCATAAAAGGGACTTGAATGAAGAAACTGATTGA